The proteins below come from a single Burkholderia sp. FERM BP-3421 genomic window:
- a CDS encoding enterochelin esterase domain-containing protein: MNQRNPIRARALACAWLCGAWLTGAGAACAAPTSAPVAATNLGPAGELSGEGEHVLQLDEGAFIQGRLDGAMANLDLLDSEGRALRRLLTDDAQGRTFMFVAPATGRYRLRATPAAAASALAAAPRCRITLDAVVPRAHQRRPTPALASPRLAALARGVQAGGGTDAFWREMAERGTPLVEAAPAEPARTDASLARGATPADEPVRLVTFLWRGARDNVRVLGSPSGEHDALARLAGSDVWYRSYVVPASTRLSYLLAPDVPELDQPEGERRRAILATAQRDPLNPRTFMRTGTDPYQGKSVLELPDAPPQPWLAPRPGVPAGTLARTRFTSWILGNTRDVYLYRPAGYRADDPARALALIFDAHAYADPDTVPTPTILDNLIAEGRLPRTAALIIGNPDGAARARELPPNPAFARFLAEELMPWARGQGVSAAPARTVVAGSSYGGLASAYVALRHPELFGNVLSQSGSFWWAPAQGDAHTRAAEWLTREYAAAERLPVRFYLESGRFEDGKGPTGIGTTSRHLRDVLVARAYPVTYAETASGHDYLHWRGSLACGLIALLGTPAGQGERPPGGVDAATARRACPTR, encoded by the coding sequence ATGAATCAACGCAACCCGATCCGCGCGCGGGCGCTTGCCTGCGCGTGGCTGTGCGGCGCGTGGCTGACGGGGGCGGGGGCGGCCTGCGCCGCGCCCACGTCCGCGCCGGTCGCGGCAACGAACCTCGGTCCGGCCGGCGAGCTGAGCGGCGAGGGGGAGCACGTGCTGCAACTCGACGAAGGCGCCTTCATCCAGGGCCGCCTCGACGGCGCGATGGCGAACCTAGACCTGCTCGACAGCGAGGGGCGCGCGTTGCGCCGGCTGCTGACCGATGATGCGCAAGGGCGCACCTTCATGTTCGTCGCGCCCGCGACCGGCCGTTACAGGCTGCGCGCGACGCCGGCGGCCGCCGCGTCGGCGTTGGCCGCCGCGCCGCGCTGCCGGATCACGCTCGACGCCGTCGTGCCGCGCGCGCACCAGCGTCGTCCGACGCCGGCGCTCGCGAGCCCGCGGCTCGCGGCGCTCGCGCGCGGCGTGCAGGCGGGCGGCGGCACCGACGCGTTCTGGCGCGAGATGGCCGAGCGCGGCACGCCGCTCGTCGAGGCCGCGCCCGCCGAGCCGGCGCGCACCGATGCGAGCCTCGCGCGCGGCGCGACGCCGGCGGACGAGCCCGTGCGGCTCGTCACGTTCCTGTGGCGCGGCGCGCGCGACAACGTGCGCGTGCTCGGCAGCCCGTCCGGCGAGCACGACGCGCTTGCGCGGCTGGCCGGCAGCGATGTCTGGTACCGCAGCTACGTGGTGCCCGCGAGCACGCGGCTCAGCTATCTGCTCGCGCCCGACGTGCCCGAGCTTGATCAGCCGGAGGGCGAGCGGCGGCGCGCGATTCTCGCGACCGCGCAACGCGACCCGCTGAATCCACGGACCTTCATGCGCACGGGCACCGACCCGTACCAGGGCAAGTCGGTGCTGGAACTGCCCGATGCGCCGCCGCAGCCGTGGCTCGCGCCGCGCCCGGGCGTACCGGCGGGCACGCTCGCCCGCACGCGCTTCACGAGCTGGATCCTCGGCAATACGCGCGACGTCTACCTGTATCGGCCCGCCGGCTATCGCGCCGACGATCCGGCGCGCGCGCTCGCGCTGATCTTCGACGCGCACGCCTATGCCGATCCCGACACGGTGCCCACGCCGACGATCCTCGACAACCTGATCGCGGAAGGTCGTCTGCCGCGCACGGCGGCGCTGATCATCGGCAATCCCGACGGCGCGGCGCGCGCTCGCGAGTTGCCGCCGAATCCGGCGTTCGCGCGCTTTCTCGCCGAGGAGCTGATGCCGTGGGCGCGCGGGCAGGGCGTGAGCGCCGCGCCCGCGCGCACGGTGGTCGCGGGGTCGAGCTATGGCGGGCTCGCGTCCGCGTACGTGGCGCTGCGTCATCCGGAGCTGTTCGGCAACGTGCTGAGCCAGTCGGGTTCGTTCTGGTGGGCGCCCGCGCAAGGCGATGCACACACCCGCGCGGCCGAGTGGCTGACGCGCGAATACGCGGCTGCCGAGCGGCTGCCGGTGCGTTTCTATCTGGAAAGCGGGCGCTTCGAGGACGGCAAGGGGCCGACGGGCATCGGCACCACCAGCCGCCATCTGCGCGACGTGCTGGTCGCCAGGGCATACCCGGTGACCTACGCGGAGACGGCGAGCGGCCACGACTATCTGCACTGGCGCGGCTCGCTCGCGTGCGGGCTGATCGCGCTGCTCGGCACGCCGGCCGGGCAGGGGGAGCGGCCGCCGGGCGGTGTCGACGCGGCGACCGCGCGGCGCGCCTGTCCGACCCGGTGA
- a CDS encoding TonB-dependent receptor produces the protein MLNRFAAQAGVELAADASLMHGRTSSGLKGRVSVTQGFAQLLAPHGLEAERGAGGAYVVKRRAHTAGDAAAGTLPTIVVSGQVDHLPEVYDGGQVARGGRLGMLGNADFMETPFSTASYTSKLIEDQQAGTVAAVLENDPSVRFTTSTGHIYENYSIRGFNVNSDDLSFNGMFGLAPNGHAPTEFLERVEVLKGPNALLNGMSPNGSVGGAINLVPKRAGDKPLARLTTDYQSDSQFGVHADVGRRFGDRNQVGLRVNGVFRDGHTTMDDQSKKRELGSLAFDFRGERFRFSLDAYTDTERFDGGSPWMASFATQVVSPPGAGVNLLRGAWGKTFNQAVVGRAEVDITDRLTAFAGVGGRSYSYSGFLNGTRAGGVKPDGSYRGMTYNQNGYNDTVSAEVGVRGRFRTGPVKHEVTVSGSSLQIDSGTVNKASAPYASNIYAPVDPVLAPSPGDAPRTAETTLTGVALADTLSFLGDRVRLTAGVRHQRVKAKTYDGATGKQTANYNETALTPAFGLLVKPFGPDISLYANYIEGLSQGDTVGDPAAKNFGQMFVPYKSRQVEVGAKWDTGEFANTLSFFQITKPGMLRDAATNTYNADGEQRNRGIEWNVFGQIVPRVRVLGGVAYTQAILTHTAGRTYDGNTAFGVPKWTANLGLEWDAPWVAGLTLSGRAVATSAQFVNSANTQRIPGWTRFDLGARYATRIAGKDVVLRGGVENVANRVFWAGSFNDGFVTQNAPRTFKVSASLDF, from the coding sequence GTGCTGAACCGCTTCGCCGCGCAGGCCGGCGTCGAGCTGGCGGCCGACGCATCGCTCATGCACGGGCGGACGAGCAGCGGCCTCAAGGGTCGCGTGAGCGTGACCCAGGGCTTCGCGCAGCTGCTGGCGCCGCACGGCCTCGAAGCCGAGCGCGGCGCGGGCGGCGCGTACGTGGTGAAGCGTCGCGCGCACACGGCGGGCGATGCGGCGGCCGGCACGCTGCCGACCATCGTCGTGAGCGGCCAGGTCGACCACCTGCCGGAGGTCTACGATGGCGGACAGGTCGCGCGCGGCGGCCGGCTCGGGATGCTCGGCAACGCGGACTTCATGGAGACGCCGTTCAGCACCGCGAGCTATACGTCGAAGCTGATCGAGGACCAGCAGGCGGGCACGGTGGCCGCCGTGCTGGAAAACGATCCGTCGGTGCGCTTCACGACCTCGACCGGACATATCTACGAGAACTACAGCATTCGCGGCTTCAACGTGAATTCCGACGATCTCTCGTTCAACGGCATGTTCGGGCTGGCGCCCAACGGCCACGCTCCGACCGAATTCCTCGAGCGCGTCGAGGTGCTGAAGGGGCCGAACGCGTTGCTGAACGGCATGTCGCCGAATGGCAGCGTGGGCGGCGCGATCAACCTCGTGCCGAAGCGGGCGGGCGACAAGCCGCTCGCGCGGCTCACCACCGACTATCAATCCGACAGCCAGTTCGGCGTGCACGCGGATGTCGGCCGGCGTTTCGGCGACCGCAACCAGGTCGGCTTGCGCGTGAACGGCGTGTTCCGCGACGGGCACACCACGATGGACGACCAGAGCAAGAAGCGCGAGCTTGGCTCGCTCGCATTCGACTTCCGCGGCGAACGCTTCCGCTTCTCGCTCGATGCCTATACCGACACCGAGCGATTCGACGGCGGCAGCCCGTGGATGGCGTCGTTTGCGACGCAGGTCGTGTCGCCGCCCGGCGCGGGTGTCAACCTGCTGCGCGGCGCGTGGGGCAAGACGTTCAACCAGGCCGTCGTCGGCCGCGCCGAGGTCGACATCACCGATCGCCTGACCGCGTTCGCGGGCGTGGGCGGGCGGAGCTACAGCTACTCGGGCTTTCTCAACGGGACGCGGGCGGGCGGGGTGAAGCCGGATGGCAGCTATCGCGGCATGACCTACAACCAGAACGGCTACAACGACACGGTATCGGCCGAGGTCGGCGTGCGCGGCCGCTTCCGCACGGGGCCGGTCAAGCACGAGGTGACGGTGAGCGGGTCGTCGCTGCAGATCGACTCGGGCACCGTCAACAAGGCGAGCGCGCCATATGCGTCGAACATCTACGCGCCGGTCGATCCCGTGCTCGCCCCTTCTCCGGGCGACGCGCCGCGCACCGCCGAGACGACGCTGACGGGCGTCGCGCTCGCCGACACGCTGTCGTTCCTCGGCGATCGCGTGCGGCTGACGGCCGGCGTTCGCCACCAGCGCGTGAAGGCGAAGACCTACGACGGCGCGACCGGCAAGCAGACCGCCAACTACAACGAGACCGCGCTGACGCCGGCCTTCGGCCTGCTCGTGAAGCCGTTCGGCCCGGACATCTCGCTGTACGCGAACTACATCGAGGGCCTGTCGCAGGGCGATACGGTCGGCGATCCCGCCGCGAAGAACTTCGGGCAGATGTTCGTGCCGTACAAGAGCCGCCAGGTCGAGGTGGGCGCGAAATGGGACACGGGCGAGTTCGCGAACACGCTGAGCTTTTTCCAGATCACCAAGCCCGGCATGTTGCGCGATGCCGCGACCAACACCTACAACGCGGACGGCGAGCAGCGCAACCGGGGCATCGAGTGGAACGTGTTCGGTCAGATCGTGCCGCGCGTGCGGGTGCTGGGCGGCGTCGCCTACACGCAGGCGATCCTCACGCACACGGCGGGGCGCACGTATGACGGCAACACCGCGTTCGGCGTGCCGAAGTGGACGGCCAATCTCGGCCTCGAATGGGACGCGCCGTGGGTCGCGGGGCTGACCCTGAGCGGCCGGGCGGTCGCGACGAGCGCGCAGTTCGTCAACTCGGCGAACACCCAGCGGATTCCGGGCTGGACCCGCTTCGATCTCGGCGCGCGCTATGCGACGCGCATCGCCGGCAAGGACGTGGTGCTGCGCGGCGGCGTCGAGAACGTCGCGAACCGGGTGTTCTGGGCCGGCTCGTTCAACGACGGCTTCGTCACGCAGAACGCGCCGCGCACCTTCAAGGTGTCGGCGAGCCTCGACTTCTGA
- a CDS encoding FecR domain-containing protein, whose protein sequence is MSLCDEPAQPGAIADAIVEQASNWLARLWSGEASDDELARCAAWRAAHPDHERAWRRLGGIEAKLLSVPAVARAALQPGGERRSAPRRRRVLRALGLAVTAGGAFQAMRGTRAWQVAAADQATGVGEIKAVTLADGTRFWLDTASAVDVRFDARERRVVLLRGAVCITTAHDAAGRPFRIETRQGVVRALGTRFVVRDDGDATRVDVFEGAVEIRTAAAPMRAMRLAAGQSSSFSVTAVGAPLPADEQAAAWTRRLLIAEHMPVDAFVAALARYRPGIVRCDPALAAARVSGVFSLVDTDRALASLQAALPVAVVYRTRYWVSIVPR, encoded by the coding sequence ATGAGCCTGTGCGACGAACCCGCGCAGCCGGGCGCGATCGCGGACGCGATTGTCGAACAGGCCAGCAACTGGCTCGCGCGGCTCTGGTCGGGCGAGGCGAGCGACGACGAACTGGCGCGCTGCGCCGCGTGGCGCGCCGCCCATCCCGATCATGAGCGCGCGTGGCGCCGGCTCGGCGGCATCGAGGCGAAGCTGCTGAGCGTGCCCGCCGTCGCGCGGGCCGCGCTGCAGCCGGGCGGCGAGCGCCGGTCCGCGCCGCGTCGCCGCCGCGTGCTGCGCGCGCTCGGTCTGGCGGTCACCGCCGGCGGCGCGTTCCAGGCGATGCGCGGCACCCGCGCGTGGCAGGTCGCGGCCGCCGACCAGGCGACCGGCGTCGGCGAAATCAAGGCCGTGACGCTCGCGGACGGCACGCGTTTCTGGCTCGACACCGCGAGCGCCGTCGATGTGCGCTTCGACGCGCGCGAACGGCGCGTGGTGCTGCTGCGCGGCGCGGTCTGCATCACGACCGCGCACGACGCGGCGGGGCGGCCGTTTCGCATCGAGACCCGGCAGGGCGTGGTGCGTGCGCTCGGCACGCGCTTCGTCGTGCGCGACGACGGCGACGCGACGCGGGTCGACGTCTTCGAAGGCGCGGTGGAGATCCGGACGGCCGCCGCGCCGATGCGCGCGATGCGCCTGGCCGCCGGCCAGTCGTCGTCATTCTCGGTCACCGCGGTCGGCGCGCCGCTGCCCGCCGACGAGCAGGCGGCCGCCTGGACCCGACGGCTGTTGATCGCCGAACACATGCCGGTCGACGCCTTCGTCGCGGCGCTCGCCCGCTATCGGCCGGGCATCGTGCGATGCGATCCGGCGCTGGCGGCTGCGCGCGTATCCGGCGTGTTCTCGCTCGTCGATACCGACCGCGCGCTCGCCAGCCTGCAGGCGGCATTGCCGGTCGCGGTCGTCTACCGCACCCGCTACTGGGTCAGCATCGTGCCGCGCTGA
- a CDS encoding sigma-70 family RNA polymerase sigma factor, whose product MGVIESHLQRDVRLLYSDHHGWLRGWLRKRLGNASDAADLAHDTYLRVLASGRAPQPEDSRRFLTQIANGLVVDMYRRRRIETAYLDAIRLLPEPEAPSPETRALVLETLCEIDAMLDRLSANTRDALLMCKLEGLTYAEIATRLCVSTSSVEKYVACALRACYAALYGEAA is encoded by the coding sequence ATGGGCGTTATCGAAAGTCATCTGCAGCGGGATGTCCGGCTGCTCTACAGCGATCATCACGGCTGGTTGCGCGGCTGGCTGAGGAAGCGGCTCGGCAATGCGAGCGACGCGGCCGATCTCGCGCACGACACCTATCTGCGCGTGCTGGCGTCCGGCCGCGCGCCGCAGCCCGAGGATTCGCGGCGCTTCCTCACCCAGATCGCCAACGGCCTCGTCGTCGACATGTACCGGCGTCGGCGCATCGAGACGGCCTACCTCGACGCGATCCGCCTGTTGCCCGAACCCGAGGCGCCGTCGCCCGAAACCCGGGCCCTCGTTCTGGAAACCCTGTGCGAGATCGACGCGATGCTCGATCGCCTGTCCGCCAACACGCGCGACGCCTTGCTCATGTGCAAGCTCGAAGGGCTGACCTATGCCGAGATCGCGACCCGGCTGTGCGTCTCGACCTCGTCGGTCGAGAAGTACGTGGCGTGCGCGCTGCGCGCCTGCTATGCCGCGTTGTACGGCGAGGCCGCATGA
- a CDS encoding sulfite exporter TauE/SafE family protein, which translates to MLIALILGGVVGAVLGLTGAGGGILAVPVLVVGMGLHMQQAAPVALVAVAGSAAIGALEGFRRGLVRYRAAFLMTATGIPLTSLGVKLAHSLPQRVLLTLFALTMGVVAVRLLRQALGERRGVTRASSLCVGRVNQETGRLIWSWQTALALASTGAMTGLMTGLLGVGGGFVIVPMLRKFTHVPMHGIVATSLTVIAFVGTGAMLVALFAGVRAPLELTLWFSATTALGMAGGRWASRFLSALHVQIAFGSVLVCVALGLLVKAGLGV; encoded by the coding sequence ATGTTGATCGCTTTGATACTCGGCGGCGTGGTCGGCGCCGTGCTCGGCTTGACCGGCGCGGGAGGGGGCATTCTCGCCGTTCCGGTCCTCGTGGTCGGCATGGGCCTGCACATGCAGCAAGCGGCGCCGGTGGCGCTCGTCGCGGTGGCGGGCAGCGCGGCGATTGGAGCCCTGGAGGGATTTCGCCGCGGCCTGGTGCGCTATCGGGCGGCGTTCTTGATGACAGCGACCGGCATACCGCTCACGTCGCTTGGCGTCAAGCTGGCGCATAGCCTGCCGCAACGGGTGCTGCTCACGCTGTTCGCGCTGACGATGGGGGTCGTCGCGGTTCGCTTGCTGCGGCAGGCGCTCGGGGAAAGACGCGGCGTGACGCGCGCGTCATCTCTGTGCGTGGGGCGTGTGAATCAGGAGACCGGGCGCTTGATATGGTCCTGGCAGACTGCACTGGCGCTGGCCTCGACGGGGGCGATGACGGGTTTGATGACCGGGCTGCTCGGCGTCGGCGGCGGCTTCGTGATCGTTCCCATGCTTCGCAAATTCACCCATGTGCCGATGCACGGCATCGTCGCGACCTCGCTCACGGTGATCGCGTTCGTGGGCACCGGGGCGATGCTGGTGGCGCTGTTCGCGGGCGTGCGCGCGCCGCTCGAGCTGACCCTGTGGTTCAGCGCGACGACGGCGCTCGGCATGGCGGGCGGACGCTGGGCGTCCCGCTTTCTGTCGGCGCTCCATGTGCAGATCGCATTTGGTTCGGTGCTCGTGTGCGTTGCGCTCGGTTTGCTCGTGAAGGCGGGACTCGGCGTCTGA
- a CDS encoding MBL fold metallo-hydrolase — protein MGAAPAILVEGFFDQATSTVSYLVLDTSTRDCALIDSVLDYDPKSGRTRTESADRLITRVAELGGTVRWLLETHVHADHLSAAQYLKSRVGGSIAIGVHVQRVQDVFGRLFNTRHDRLADGCPFDRLLDDGDTLPLGTLSIRAIHTPGHTPACLTYFCDAGGERVAFVGDTLFMPDYGTARCDFPGGNARTLYSSIERVLDLPPDTRLYTCHDYQPGGRAVAYMSTVAEQKRANVHVRDGVTEEGFIAMRNARDATLDMPVLMLPSVQVNMYAGRLPDPEGNGVRYLKIPLDAI, from the coding sequence ATGGGCGCTGCGCCGGCCATCCTGGTCGAAGGCTTCTTCGACCAGGCAACCAGCACCGTCAGCTACCTCGTGCTCGATACGTCGACCCGCGATTGTGCGCTGATCGACAGCGTGCTCGACTATGACCCGAAGTCCGGACGGACGCGCACCGAAAGCGCCGACCGACTGATCACGCGCGTGGCCGAACTGGGCGGGACAGTCCGTTGGCTGCTGGAAACGCATGTGCATGCGGATCATCTTTCGGCGGCGCAGTACTTGAAGTCGCGCGTGGGCGGCTCGATTGCGATCGGCGTCCACGTGCAGCGCGTGCAGGATGTGTTCGGCCGCTTGTTCAACACCCGGCACGATCGCTTGGCGGACGGCTGCCCGTTCGACCGGCTGCTCGACGACGGCGATACCCTGCCGCTCGGCACCTTGTCGATTCGCGCCATCCATACGCCGGGCCATACCCCTGCCTGCCTGACTTACTTCTGTGACGCGGGCGGCGAACGCGTGGCGTTTGTCGGCGACACGCTGTTCATGCCCGACTACGGCACGGCGCGCTGTGATTTTCCAGGCGGCAATGCGCGCACGCTGTACAGCTCGATCGAGCGGGTACTGGACCTCCCGCCCGACACGCGCCTCTACACCTGCCACGACTACCAGCCCGGCGGGCGCGCGGTCGCATACATGAGCACGGTCGCGGAGCAGAAGCGTGCGAACGTCCATGTGCGCGACGGCGTGACCGAAGAAGGGTTCATTGCGATGCGCAACGCGCGCGACGCGACCCTCGACATGCCGGTGCTGATGCTGCCGTCGGTGCAGGTCAACATGTACGCGGGACGATTGCCCGACCCCGAAGGCAATGGCGTGCGCTATCTGAAGATTCCGCTCGACGCGATCTGA
- a CDS encoding aminotransferase class V-fold PLP-dependent enzyme, with translation MSAPNTLHYFDYAATTPADPRVIAAMFECLGADGVFGNPASSSHAAGIAAREKVEHARQQVADLIGADAREIVWTSGATESNNLALKGYAEMATARRHLVTSRIEHKAILDTMASLEKRGMTVTYLSPSSRGELTVDEVARAVGPQTGLVSLMLVNNEIGTLTDIAAIAAVVHAAGALLHVDAAQALGKTPIDVKALGIDLMSLSAHKVYGPKGIGALYVGSGVGERIASQMHGGGHEFGLRSGTLATHQIVGMGVACELAAERMAGDSERIAGLSAYLLDAVLALGDITQNARDARRIPHTLSLTIGLPGFQAAMLGENLAVSSTSACNSAAGKPSHVLTAIGLDANAAGRTVRLSFGRYTSWEDVDHAIACFQRALAVCRSKVVATRISPEFSISPQLMPGDLEAVRNQGFKSIICNRPDGEAPEQPSFAEIAATAGRLGIEVRYLPVVGDKIGADELASFAACIESLPAPVLAYCRTGNRSGMLWNMSEPRRK, from the coding sequence ATGAGCGCACCCAACACCCTGCATTACTTCGACTACGCCGCCACCACCCCGGCCGATCCTCGGGTCATCGCGGCGATGTTCGAATGTCTCGGCGCCGATGGCGTGTTCGGCAATCCGGCTTCGAGTTCGCATGCCGCAGGCATCGCGGCGCGCGAGAAGGTCGAGCATGCGCGGCAGCAAGTCGCGGATCTGATCGGCGCCGACGCGCGGGAAATCGTCTGGACGTCCGGTGCGACCGAATCGAACAATCTCGCGCTGAAGGGTTACGCCGAGATGGCCACGGCGCGCCGGCATCTGGTCACGAGCCGGATCGAGCACAAGGCGATTCTCGATACGATGGCCAGCCTCGAGAAACGCGGCATGACGGTCACGTATCTGAGCCCGTCGAGCCGCGGCGAACTGACCGTCGACGAGGTCGCCCGGGCGGTCGGTCCTCAAACCGGCCTGGTTTCCCTGATGCTCGTCAACAACGAGATCGGCACGCTGACCGACATCGCCGCGATCGCTGCCGTCGTCCATGCGGCGGGCGCGCTCCTGCACGTCGACGCGGCCCAGGCGCTCGGCAAGACCCCGATCGATGTCAAGGCGCTCGGGATCGATCTCATGTCCCTGTCCGCGCACAAGGTCTACGGACCGAAAGGCATCGGTGCGTTGTACGTCGGCAGCGGGGTCGGCGAGCGCATCGCATCGCAGATGCATGGCGGCGGTCATGAGTTCGGCCTGCGCTCGGGCACGCTTGCCACGCACCAGATCGTCGGGATGGGCGTGGCGTGCGAGCTGGCCGCGGAAAGGATGGCCGGCGACAGCGAACGGATTGCCGGATTGAGCGCGTACCTGCTCGATGCCGTGCTGGCGCTCGGCGACATCACGCAGAATGCACGCGATGCCCGCCGCATCCCCCACACGCTGAGCCTGACCATCGGCCTGCCCGGTTTCCAGGCGGCCATGCTCGGCGAGAACCTGGCCGTGTCGTCGACGTCGGCGTGCAACTCGGCGGCGGGCAAGCCTTCGCATGTGCTGACCGCGATCGGTCTCGATGCGAACGCGGCCGGCCGCACCGTGCGTCTCAGCTTCGGCCGCTATACCTCCTGGGAGGACGTCGACCATGCCATCGCGTGCTTTCAACGCGCGCTGGCCGTCTGCCGCTCGAAGGTCGTGGCAACGCGAATCTCTCCGGAATTCTCGATCTCGCCTCAATTGATGCCCGGCGACCTCGAAGCCGTTCGCAACCAGGGTTTCAAGAGCATCATCTGCAACCGGCCGGACGGCGAGGCGCCGGAGCAGCCGAGCTTTGCCGAGATCGCCGCGACCGCCGGCCGGCTTGGCATCGAGGTGCGCTATCTCCCGGTCGTGGGGGACAAGATCGGCGCAGATGAGCTTGCGTCGTTTGCCGCGTGCATCGAGAGCCTGCCCGCGCCCGTGCTGGCTTATTGCCGCACGGGCAATCGATCCGGCATGCTCTGGAACATGTCGGAGCCGCGTCGGAAATGA
- a CDS encoding Lrp/AsnC family transcriptional regulator: MDKRDVQLLALLQDDATIGLNDLAKAVNLSPTPCWRRLQKLREDGVICRQVVLCEPTRLNLGLTAFVTVRSNQHGDAWTNQFIAAVREIPEIVEIHRMSGEIDYLLKVVVPDIAGYDSVYKRMIKSVELRDVSSAFSMEVIKQTTALPLDYVEAR, from the coding sequence ATGGACAAACGTGATGTTCAACTGCTCGCGCTGCTTCAGGACGACGCGACGATCGGGCTCAATGATCTGGCGAAAGCCGTCAACCTGTCGCCGACACCCTGCTGGCGTCGGCTGCAGAAATTGCGGGAGGATGGGGTCATTTGCCGGCAGGTCGTGCTGTGCGAACCGACCAGGCTGAATCTCGGGCTGACGGCCTTCGTCACCGTGCGCTCGAACCAGCACGGCGACGCCTGGACGAACCAGTTCATCGCGGCGGTGCGCGAGATTCCCGAAATCGTCGAGATCCATCGGATGAGCGGCGAGATCGACTACCTGCTCAAGGTCGTCGTGCCCGACATCGCCGGGTATGACAGTGTCTACAAGCGGATGATCAAGAGCGTCGAGCTGAGGGATGTGAGTTCCGCGTTCTCGATGGAGGTCATCAAGCAAACCACCGCACTCCCCCTGGATTACGTCGAGGCGCGATAG
- the xth gene encoding exodeoxyribonuclease III: MKIATWNVNSLNVRKQHVLDWLAQSQTDVLCLQELKLPDEKYPREELEAAGYRSWFAGQKTYNGVAIIARDSLPFDESDVVRNIPGFEDPQQRVIAVTVGGVRIISAYFPNGQALDSDKFVYKLQWLDALQTWLAGELQRHPKLALLGDYNIAPEDRDVHDPAKWEGQNLVSPQERAHFAKLLEQGFVDAFRRFEQPDKSFSWWDYRMFGFRRNAGLRIDHILLSPALAATCTACEIDRVPRTWEQPSDHTPVFALVE, encoded by the coding sequence GTGAAAATCGCCACCTGGAACGTCAACTCCCTGAACGTACGCAAGCAGCACGTGCTCGACTGGCTCGCGCAAAGCCAGACCGACGTGCTGTGCCTGCAGGAACTGAAGCTGCCCGACGAGAAATACCCGCGCGAGGAACTGGAAGCCGCCGGTTATCGCAGCTGGTTCGCCGGCCAGAAGACCTACAACGGCGTCGCGATCATCGCGCGCGATTCGCTGCCGTTCGACGAATCCGACGTCGTGCGCAACATCCCCGGCTTCGAGGATCCGCAGCAGCGCGTGATCGCCGTCACGGTCGGCGGCGTGCGCATCATCTCCGCCTACTTCCCGAACGGCCAGGCACTCGACTCCGACAAGTTCGTCTACAAGCTGCAATGGCTCGATGCGCTGCAGACCTGGCTCGCCGGCGAACTGCAGCGCCATCCGAAACTCGCGCTGCTGGGCGACTACAACATCGCCCCCGAGGATCGCGACGTGCACGACCCGGCCAAGTGGGAAGGCCAGAATCTCGTGTCGCCGCAGGAGCGCGCACATTTCGCGAAGCTCCTCGAACAGGGCTTCGTCGATGCATTCCGGCGCTTCGAGCAGCCGGACAAGAGCTTCAGCTGGTGGGACTACCGGATGTTCGGGTTCCGCCGCAACGCGGGGCTGCGGATCGACCACATCCTGCTGTCGCCGGCGCTGGCCGCGACCTGCACCGCGTGCGAGATCGATCGCGTGCCGCGCACCTGGGAACAGCCGTCCGACCACACCCCCGTGTTCGCGCTCGTCGAGTAA